The Rhododendron vialii isolate Sample 1 chromosome 1a, ASM3025357v1 region agaaaactgattttgaaccaTGGCATGGAAATTATTATAAATCGTAAAGAACTCAGATTTGTGTGTCATTAAGTAAACCCAAGTATACCGactaaaatcatccacaaaagagacataataaacaaaaccacctttagtagCAACCGGAGAAGGGCCCCATAAATCAGTGTGAACAAGCTGAAAAGGCGAAGTAGAAATAGAGGTACTTTTATTAAAAGGTAAAGCTgacatttttgcaaacttacAACCACTGCATTCTGAAATATTACTGACTGAAATATGACCCAAATGACCTGACTTAACTAAAAGTTTTAGACGTTCACTAGACAGATGTCCTAATCTagaatgccaaagataaaatggagatgacttatgatctaaacaaaaagatgacgcagcagtggaagaaggttttattgggagatgcaagtgctccaaaagatagagatcaccaactctacggcctgccccaatctgcttcttggaatcccgatcctgcacaacacaaccagaggaagagaaaacaacatcaaaaccagagtcggataattggctgattgaaagtaggctcaaagacaactgaggaacataaaagacattagGAATAGATAGTGAAGGTGCAGTAGAAGATAGAATGGAGCCAATAGAAGCAACATGCATGGGAGAACCATTGGCTGTGGCAATACTAATAGGAAAAGCAGGTGGCACACAATTACTAAGAAGAGACATATCAGGAGTCATATGATGAGAAGAGCCAGAATCAAAGATCCAAGTGGTGGGTTGGATACCTGAGGTGGGAGAACCACGCAAACCTGAGTGAGTGGTAGTCATGGCAGAAGCTTGGGGGGAACCCCCTCGAATGGCTTCCATGTAAGCCTGAAACTGTTGaaattgctcataatcaaactctGGAGGTGCACTACTGGAGGCCAGTGCTGCCAAGGTTGCAGGAGGGCGAGAATGCTGTTGTGGTGCCCGAGACTGATGCGGGGCATGAGGACCAGTTGACTGAGTAACATTTCGTCCCTTTGGCTTGGGACGGTTAGGGCATTGATGCTTCCAATGACCCTTCTGATGGCAATAGTTACACTCATCTTCAGGAATTTGAGGCCTTGGCTTGGCCGCAAATTGGACAGGATGAGATGCTGGAGTGGGCGAGTGATGTGTCGGATATTGGCCAGATGGAGCAAATGGAGCAGCAAAGACAGACTGTGAGGGAGGTGCAAGATTAGCCACTTTGAACCGCGTTTCCTCAGCAATAAGCTCATGAACAGCACCATCTACTGAGGGCAATGGAGACCGATGCAAGATAGCCCCACGAAGAGGCTCAAACTGAGGCCGAAGGGCCATGAGAAACTGAACAAGTCGTAGTTCCTCACGAAATCTGACATAACTATCAAGTAGCTGCAAATCTGAAGGTTCCATGAGAGCTAACTGATCCCAATAAGTAGTCATTTCGTTATAAAATTCTTGAATCGATTTATTGTTTTGGGTGGTGTTTCGGATGGACATTTCAAGCTCATATCGTttagcaaaatttgattcaagataCAGAGCTTGTAGATAATCCCAAACTTTCTTTGCTGTGTTATATTTCGAAAAATTCAAGCCAATACTTGGTTCTACGAAGTTGTGAAACCAAGTCAAAATCTGTGCATTCCCTGTGTTCCATTTTCCCAAGGCAGTGGCATACCCTGGGTCTTTTGGATCAGAAGGAGGTAGCGTAGAACCGTCTACATATCCCCACATTTCTttaccaacaacaaaatttttcatCACATGAGCCCAATAGGAGTAGTTGTTACTGGTCAAACGCACACTAATAGCCTGATTTTTATCGCCAGACATGATGCTAACAGAGAAAcgcagtcaaaaaagaaaacagaataccagAGTACCAATCTGCCTTAGACTGGTTCGTCGGAGTTGTAACAGAGGTTGCCGGAGCTACTGCAGTGCCTGCAAGTGCTGCTGGAGGTTGTCGGAGTGTGGGTAGGTCACCGGCGGTTGGAGAGGGATGGGTGTTGGCTGCTGTGGGTATTTCTTATGATTTGAGTTgctgaaaaacagagagatagGGAACGATAGTAGCTGACAGAGGGAAAGAGATTTGAGGATAGAAGACTGATTGGAAAACAGGTTAGGGTTTCGGaatcggctctgataccatgatagaaaacagagaaacagagacggaaaatactgatattatttctgaatgaattacaatgaggtgagtacatctttaaatagagtaaagctatgcctaagaaaggaagattacaagatttgattacgatatgattaccctatgattacgctatgatatgattacgatatgattaccctatgattatgctatgatttgattacaatacatgtcctaaaatagcacattacaagaagatacagaatatatattctagatacagaatatatattcacagaaAGCACTTGTTATTGTGTCAAATCAGAGATTCTATGACAATCAAATGTCCAAATTTTTAGAAGTTCATAGGGTTTACCGGAACTTAATGATTCATAAGTTTTTCTAGAGAGGTTGATTTGCGTGATGCGAGAATGTTCCATGATCCTCGAAGAGACAGCTCTTGCCGATGCGTCGTGTCATGAATCTGTATAGACTAACAGTGCAGACATTAAACTTTCTTCTTAAGAAGTAGATAGAATTTTGCTTTGTGGTAAAAATTTATGACTTCGTTGTCTATTGTTGAGATTGTCTTCCTATTTCAGATGATATGATTAGATGAGATCACATAAAGCTCAAATTAAGTGGCAGCCAAACTTGTTTCTGAAATGGCATGGTCCCATCTTTGGTTCCAAATATAGAACCGCAAATGGCTATAGCTATCCTTGCCAATCACCGAAACCCAACCACTTCCCATCAATCCACCGCGAAAACTTAGCCAAAAAAACCCAATTGCTGCGACGTCGGTTTGAATATGTCACACACCAGTCTCTCCTAGTACAATGGGAGTAAGAACTTTGTATCTACTGTTTTCTCTCAGACTCTCCATCCCCTAGAACTACTTAAAGAATCGGAGCAGTCTTCGGATGCACACAAAGGGCTTCACTCCACTGGTCCATCCATGGAAGAAACATCAAAGTCAATGGTGACTTATTAGTATAACAGAAAGTGGTAGATGCTTGCCAAGTTCTCTTCTGCCTTTTTATTTTAACATTTAGGTCCTCTTTTGCATGGTAAAGTTTGGATGAATCCCATATGCGTGTAGAGCAAGTCGAACCcataaacaaaaggaaaaaaagttgaTGCTTTATACTAGTACAATTGGAATGCTCCAGCTAGTCACCTCATATCTTTCTTTAAGTACTCCCCCTTTTGACCTTATTTTCATCAATCACGACTCAACCCTTGCGAATCCCTCCGTCGCAATTTAACAGTCATTTTTTAGAGTTTATGTCACtcttcaattgattatatcttgtcatttataatattttacgtgattttaaaaacattgtattataggactaatcgagatctattaaacaagatgtatattagatataaaatcaTTACCGATTTAAAAATGTAACtagttttttatccggttagaatagaacgagagactattaaattgagacggagggagtagtaatgcAATTGTACGGATCTTAAGAATTTGTTGTCGGAATATAGAggtaaaaatgaaaacaaaagcatTTGAAAGCTTAATTTATATTAGAAACTCAAACTCTACCCACTCAATTTTAAAACACACCTCTGGACAGAACTATTTTTGAGCCGATTCGATGCATGTGTTCTCATGTGTATCGAGCGGTTACAGACGCCGTTGTATTTTAAAGTTATGTGTAGCATTGTTCCTTTAAATAATACTACTAgtataattcaaaaagtaagaGTAAAACTATAGAATTTTATGAAAAGTGAGTTGCTTTCACGGAAACTGTTTTGGGTTGTGGTGGTTCATCATCACACATTTCTTGCGTCTTccagaaaacaacaaagaaattaAAGTGAAAACAGTAACAACTAGTACTCACTTGTACATccacaattttcttttttttggtccatGTACAAGAAGACAATTTCTTCTTTTGACACATGCCCATCTcacacaaaaaaccaaaaaaaacaaatacatcAACATTCTTTACTGACTTTCTTCCAGACACAGAGTAACCAAACATATAAGATCGATAAGAAAACAATTTGTCGGGTTGTGACTCAAATTCAAGACCTCGTCTCAGCCTTCGGTTCAGCAGATGGAGGATGGATTAGCCTAACTCTGTCGTTCTAACTTGCACAAGTGACATTCTAACTTGCACAAATGACACCCACCGTTAGTGTCCAAGTCGGTCGGAGTTGATCGATAGACACTCCGATGGTTAAGTAAGCAAGTGCTCAAAGAGAGGAAAGGAAAGGACAGAGTTACTAGGATTAGAAGGAATGACGTACCCCTTTAGGTGGATCTCTTTTCCTTCGAGGACATCCGATAAAGTTGGAACGATACAGAGAAGGAATGGCGTACCCTATAGGTCGATCTTTTTCCTTTAATTATATACAGTCCCTAGACTTGCTCTTCAAGTAAGAGTGTGATTTATCACGCTCGGTAACCGCTTCGACCGATGTATATATTGGATAAGGCAATTATCGTGCATGTGCATGAGCTGTCACCCATGTGCATTCGTGCCCAACTCATGCCGTAACCATTCTAGTTGACGTCACAACTGACGTATGGGAGCAAGGCGGTTAGGCGCACATGAACGAGCTGGCGTGTACAAGTTGGCCAAACCACACTGTCCGTACCAAACGAAATGTTGTTGTCATAGTGAGCTAGCTGTCCGGATTTGCTTATCTGAACGTCATCATAGCCGAACCGGGTTGACCGATCCGACTCGATCTGATCAGATAGAATTGAGGGGCTAAGCTCGGTATTTCGCTGAGTGTAATGACCTTGACCGAACCAACATATTCGGCCCATAACACAATCcttcaagaaaaagttggtGCTTTGAttcaagtaaaagaaaaaatagccaAAAGGCCTTCCACCTAACAACATTAGGAGTGCACTTAGGTGCCAAGAGAAGATGACGTAAGGAGTTCAACTCATTTATAGGTGTTAATCTAACGAGttgaattttgttcaccctccacttaagagggtgaacattaccattcttcctattggttgaaatgatgtggatcccatcacaaagtgatgtcatgcttatcaaaaaatgtATTACAGAGGTGAGACCCACATCATTTTAATCAATAAGAAGAAGGATAATGTTAGAAGatagtgaacaaaattgcactccaaatctaactattctaataaTACGCATagatatatattatatatataaaaaagtacgtggtaaaagaaaaaacaaggtTAAATCTCTACTTATCTAAATGTCAACCCTTGGGGAAATCGCAGAGGTCAATAAATGTCAAGATGACAAGGGATCCATGTTTCTTGGGGATTCTCTGAGGCTTTTTTGTTATTGGGTCTTGGAGGTTGAACGGTTGGAACACAAAAACTGATGACCTACCATAAAACAATTGGAGGAAATTCTTGTCCTGCCACATGTTGACACATAGTTTTAGCAGACGAGGGAGATGTGCAAAACTCTGACTATTTTTTAAGGCTTTAAAACTTCGATTATTTTAAGGCTTCAGGGGATCAAATACTGTACTTTAGTTTTCTTCCCCTCTGGAGTCACAAAAACATGATTAAAGACTCACAAAGATCCAGATGATACATAGTAGAAAAAAATGAGACCATTTAAATGGACCGTTAACGGGGGTACCTTGATTTTCTACCCTCTGGAACAACACTCTAATGTTATTTTCCCCTGAGATCCTGAAAACTGGCTTCCAAACAGGGTTACATTAAAATCCATCCAAAATGTTCAATGCGAAGCCGTGAAGGCGTGCAGCCTCTCTCACAAAACCCTGCTTATTGAATCGAATTAAGGGCGGAGTGATTGATAGATAAGATAAGTGGGGCCAGTTGACCAAACTGCCTTTGATTTCTCATCAAAGAATGTTACTATATATTTTTGCACACAATATTGACTATTTTGATCACACaattaaacttttatttttctaaactTGTTATTGTTCTAGTTTGTGACcccaacaaccaaaaaaatttggcttgATATGACAAAGCGATGTTAGCTGAGTTAAACAACGCTCAACTTTGCTTTGTTTACACCAATAAAAATGCACAAGTTTTGAGTTTTATAGCTCCATGAATTTGTTGCACCAATTTCAACACCTGTATTATCATCTCTTCAAAAATAGAAACACTCTAAACTAAGAAATCGACACTATCCTCAATGGATTTTgagaggagaaagggaaagattTGGAGGCAAAAAGCAGAATTATGAGAGGGGACAGAGAGTGCTCAATTTCAAACTACAAATTGAATTTGTCAATTGCTTTAGTAGGCAAATTTTGTTTCATCCGGATTGTATTCCGCCCGTGCTAGATCAGTTACTCTTTAAAGATGTATATCGTTGAGGTGATTGTTATATATTAtgatcatttcaaaaaaaaaaaaaaattgaatttggaaAGGCAATTTGTCGAAATGACTACTACGATTGATTTTagcccaaccaaacaaaacaaaaccaaattaaaCCAAACTACATATATAGTGACATTAAAAGTGAGATAGTATTATATGTATGCCTTTtgaattactccctccgtcccttatttatagtccggtatttcattttgggttgtcccttaataagtgtccattttgtaaaattagtgggtaaaagttggtgaattgtctattttgtccttaaaagtagattccattttaaaaagtaagtgagtaaaagtgtaatgatgatgggtaagtagggaaagttgaggaaaaagttgatgtgaaaggtataatgatgatgtttttttaataagttggaattacgaagcatgacacttacaaagggacggaggaagtactacTTTTTGCTACCCATGGTTCAAGCAAACAAAACCTCACGCTTGATTAGTCTATGCCTTCTAAATCACTCTTTGCTACTCTCTtaatttactctcttttttagccaaaccaaattaaagaaaaccaaaccatTAATTAAACTTGCTTGAATTGTAGCACGCTCGAtcgagttgaaaaaaaaatactggcAAGGAAGAAACATGCGTTCTGAACTCACCTTTTCATGCTCTTATTAATTTACtcttcactctctctcactctctcactctcagcCAAGCCTGACCAAATTTGGAACCAAActctgataaaaataaaataaattggaaccgaaccaaataaaacaaaccaGACTATTATATCCTCGCTGAGATTGTTATTAGGGCCTGAGACAGAGAAATTTGTTTATGTTCCAAACTTTCCATGTCTCATAATTCTAACGGAGTTGCCCAATTTTAATGGGCGCCATTACTAAATTGTGGGAATAATTATTTGAGGTGAGCATAAATTAATCTAAACGCAATGGCTTCATCAAAAGTTGTAGTAGGCCTTCCAgtccgtttgattagcgagaTAATGGTAAAAAgtgcaagaaagaaaaaaaaaaactcttttagtGTTCACTTAGCGAGAATGTCCTAAAAAGTGGTAGAAAGCAAACTTTTACTTGCAATTCTCTAAAATTAGAGAGCTTGACTTGCctttttctcccaaaaagtgaaggaaaattttatttcctggTAAAAATCAACAATAATTATTCTGATTTTCTTATCTTTTGCAAAACTTTCATCCTAATCAAACggatgcaagaaaaaaaaaatacatttttcttttcttttcttttgcttcaCTTTCCATTATACTTCctctgtcccattttcattgttcatGTTTGAACTGCgtgttatttttaattacttatatctttcaatcatgttttttataattttgaaaactttgtattatagaactaatcgagatctatcaaataagattcatattgcatatttttcaagatccgCACTAAATGATATaggcaaaagacataaaagagacaaataaaataatggacaaatacttataaaaaaaaaataatgaacaatgaaaatggaacgaagggagtatttTTCTCGCGAATCAAACAGACCCTTAGTTCCATATTCACCTTTTGCTACTCACATAGTTTACCCTCCCTTAGAATTTCCGAAgtatcataaaaataaaaataaaaaaagaagaaaagtttaCCCACCCTTTATGGTCAGACTACTCTTTGACTATATCTCGCTGCGTGTGCATGTGTAAATATGTCGTACCTATCTACTACATATATTTCTGAGCAAATTTCGGACCGCCTTGATCCATCTCAACCAATATTTTCTCAATCATACATTTACAATATTATATTCAAATTTCCCAAAATTGGAAGATTATCTCTATACTCATGGATTTATTTCCCCAACCAAAGTCAGAAGATTCATAGTTATCGACATGATAAGATATGCAAAAATCATTAACAAAACGTATCGTAATAACAATCTAGTTTATAGATCCTGTATATATGATTCGAAAGGGAAACTGATGAATTCAGAATCATCCCATTTTTTGTTACACCCACTCTTAACTTTAAGAGTGGAAGGAGCAAAAGTTGGAATTACAATTATGGCCCAAAGAAATCTCTACTCCAAATAGTACTAATACCTACCTATTTTATAGATTCTGTATATATGATCCGAAAGGGAAGAATATGAAAATGAATCATTCCATTTTTTTACTACATCCACTCCTAAAACCACAGGAGTGGAAGGAGCAAAATTTGGAATTACTACAAATTCGGAGAAACGAATTTACAATTATACCCCAGAGACCCACCGAAACAACTCGCTGATCTCTTCTCCAACACGATTTGCCTCCAAATCCTCAACGGCGTCGCTCCGCCTGCTGCTGCCGGTGAAAAACCTACCGGAGCTCCGAAACGACAGCGTGCGGGACGAAATCGACGCGATTCGATCCACGTAATCTCTCAACCAGCTCCGCCCGGCGACTTCCCCGGCCAAACCATCTCCAGGCGGCGGAACTCCCGTCGACTCCTTATCATCCGAGACTCCTCGGCGGTGAGTCAACTCGACGGCAACCTCGTGGCCTCCTTCGTCGACAATGTACTCGAACGAGCCGACCGAGTACGATCTCCGGCCGCCGGACTCTCGTCGCCGGCTCAAACTCCCGATCTCGATGCGGAAACTGTTTCCTTCTCCTCCGGCGGCGGGGGCGGATGAGGAGAGGATTTTATTCATTACGTCGGTCTCCGTGGGATGTACGGTGGACCTGCACAGAGGACACGTCTGATTGGATAACAGCCACGCGTCGATGCATTGCGTGTGGAACGCGTGGCAACAGAGGGGGAGTAACCGGAGCTGGTCGTTGGGCTCGAACTTGGACAGACAGACGGCGCAGTCGCCGCCGACGATGTTGCCGGTGACGGAGCCGAACGTGAAGACGGGGAGAGAGCTGTTGAGATCGTCGTCGGTTTGTTGCGCGAGGAGATCGCAGCGGTTGTGGTGGCGCGCGTGGTG contains the following coding sequences:
- the LOC131318917 gene encoding E3 ubiquitin-protein ligase ATL4-like, encoding MPSAFGLMETPPPPFFTVPGAATTVALPPPIPYAGDGPSTSPSFSIIIVVIIIASAIIVSASIYLLLRCFGRRSLSAADDVVVSSSHHARHHNRCDLLAQQTDDDLNSSLPVFTFGSVTGNIVGGDCAVCLSKFEPNDQLRLLPLCCHAFHTQCIDAWLLSNQTCPLCRSTVHPTETDVMNKILSSSAPAAGGEGNSFRIEIGSLSRRRESGGRRSYSVGSFEYIVDEGGHEVAVELTHRRGVSDDKESTGVPPPGDGLAGEVAGRSWLRDYVDRIASISSRTLSFRSSGRFFTGSSRRSDAVEDLEANRVGEEISELFRWVSGV